Proteins encoded by one window of Aspergillus puulaauensis MK2 DNA, chromosome 4, nearly complete sequence:
- a CDS encoding uncharacterized protein (COG:C;~EggNog:ENOG410QEF0;~InterPro:IPR036188,IPR002938;~PFAM:PF01494;~go_function: GO:0071949 - FAD binding [Evidence IEA]): MPQPTPINVIVIGAGFAGLSTAISCHRAGHRVTIYERAPELQPLGDIISFGRNAGLIFASWSPALVAEMLPLSINLQHHGFRIHKYTGEHVTTQHSLPLDKSAPTINGHRGELHLVLLRFLEGLGVSVRLGCDVVGCFEDGKDGEGRAGIEILGGERVYGDVVIGCDGVHSKARELVLGHETKLQSSGYAIFRAWFDSKDILADPLTKHLCENGDSFNGWIGPDVHFLVSSLKGGKDMCWVLTHKDESSITDRWSFPGKLTDVYKILEGWAPICKRIVSKTPEDSLIDWKLIWQDPLPTWVSQGGRIALAGDSAHAFLPTSTQGATQALEDGVTIATCLKWAGKERIPDALRAFERIRYDRVCKVQETGKTTRERWHKASWDEVEKDPKRLELPREDWILNHDAEWHAEKMCEQIFGPRKERNRGESKI, translated from the exons ATGCCACAACCAACCCCTATAAACGTGATAGTCATCGGAGCAG GCTTCGCCGGCCTCTCCACAGCAATATCCTGCCACCGCGCCGGACACCGCGTAACAATCTACGAACGCGCCCCAGAACTGCAACCCCTAGGAGACATAATCTCCTTCGGGCGCAACGCAGGTCTCATATTCGCATCGTGGTCGCCGGCCCTCGTGGCCGAAATGCTGCCGCTCAGTATTAACCTGCAGCACCACGGGTTCCGGATCCATAAGTATACGGGGGAGCATGTGACGACGCAGCACTCGCTGCCGCTGGATAAGAGTGCGCCGACGATTAATGGGCATCGTGGGGAGCTGcatttggtgttgttgaggttTTTGGAGGGGTTGGGGGTGTCTGTGAGGCTTGGGTGTGATGTTGTGGGGTGTTttgaggatggaaaggatggggaggggagggctGGGATTGAGATTTTGGGTGGGGAGAGG GTATACGGGGACGTGGTGATCGGGTGCGACGGGGTCCATTCCAAGGCGAGGGAGCTGGTCTTAGGGCACGAGACGAAACTCCAGTCCAGTGGATATGCCATTTTCCGAGCTTG GTTCGACAGCAAAGATATCCTCGCGGACCCTTTGACCAAACACCTCTGCGAAAACGGCGACTCGTTCAACGGCTGGATCGGGCCAGACGTGCATTTCCTGGTTTCTTCCCTAAAGGGAGGGAAGGATATGTGCTGGGTATTAACGCATAAAGACGAATCCAGTATCACAGACCGCTGGTCCTTCCCAGGGAAACTGACCGACGTGTACAAGATCCTGGAAGGCTGGGCCCCGATCTGCAAGCGCATCGTGTCGAAAACACCGGAAGATTCTCTGATTGACTGGAAGCTTATCTGGCAGGATCCGCTGCCGACGTGGGTCAGCCAGGGAGGCCGGATTGCGCTTGCTGGTGACTCGGCACATGCGTTTCTTCCGACGTCTACACAGGGTGCTACGCAGGCGCTTGAGGATGGGGTCACTATTGCGACTTGCTTGAAGTGGGCGGGGAAAGAGAGGATTCCCGATGCGCTGAGGGCGTTTGAGAGGATACG GTATGACCGGGTCTGTAAAGTGCAGGAAACGGGGAAGACTACGAGGGAGAGATGGCACAAGGCAAGCTGGGACGAAGTCGAGAAGGACCCAAAGAGACTTGAGCTGCCGAGGGAGGACTGGATCTTGAATCACGATGCAGAATGGCATGCAGAGAAGATGTGCGAGCAGATCTTTGGTCCTAGAAAGGAGAGGAATAGAGGCGAGAGCAAGATATAG
- a CDS encoding alpha/beta hydrolase (CAZy:CE10;~COG:V;~EggNog:ENOG410PPZU;~InterPro:IPR029058,IPR013094;~MEROPS:MER0043146;~PFAM:PF07859;~go_function: GO:0016787 - hydrolase activity [Evidence IEA]) — protein sequence MQTQAPLDPELTPTHKTIPSLDIDTPEKLHSYRAAIASIFTLPNTLHGKESTIATNEITIPSPAGPLHATILRPKSPTRSPSHTPGILHIHGGGLATGNRFLGLAGILDWVEDLGAVILTAEYRLAPEHPHPAPLEDSYAALEYMAAHAAELGFNPGKLVVAGGSAGGNLAAGVALLARDRAGGPDLAGQVLMYPWVSDSMGMDSGSIRQYGDIAPVRETDLATVNDYAFGREREFADMYTAPARAESLAGLPPTLLDVGEADVFRDQDVGFAARLWRDGVQTEFHVWPGSWHGFDVFVPGAGVSRRAGRVRVEWLRGVVG from the coding sequence ATGCAAACCCAAGCACCACTCGACCCCGAGCTCACCCCAACCCACAAAACCATCCCATctctcgacatcgacaccccCGAGAAACTGCACTCCTACCGCGCCGCAATCGCCTCCATCTTCACCCTCCCCAACACCCTCCACGGCAAAGAATCCACCATCGCCACAAACGAGATCACAATCCCCAGCCCAGCAGGACCGCTACACGCCACAATCCTCCGCCCAAAATCCCCAACCCGCTCGCCCTCCCACACCCCCGGAATCCTGCacatccacggcggcggcctCGCAACAGGAAACCGCTTCCTAGGCCTCGCAGGCATCCTCGACTGGGTCGAAGACCTCGGCGCCGTGATCCTCACTGCCGAATACCGTCTCGCACCTGAACATCCCCATCCCGCACCGCTAGAAGATAGCTACGCGGCGCTGGAATACATGGCCGCCCACGCTGCTGAACTAGGGTTTAACCCCGGGAAACTGGTCGTTGCCGGTGGATCGGCCGGTGGGaatcttgctgctggcgtgGCGTTACTTGCGCGAGACCGTGCCGGGGGTCCGGATCTTGCGGGCCAGGTGCTAATGTATCCCTGGGTGTCTGATAGTATGGGTATGGATTCAGGGTCTATTCGGCAGTACGGGGATATCGCGCCGGTGCGGGAGACTGATCTTGCAACGGTTAATGATTATGCGTTTGGCAGGGAGCGGGAGTTTGCGGATATGTATACGGCGCCGGCGCGCGCGGAGAGTCTAGCGGGCTTGCCCCCGACATTGTTGGATGTGGGTGAGGCGGATGTGTTTCGGGACCAGGATGTTGGCTTTGCGGCGAGGTTGTGGAGGGACGGTGTGCAGACGGAGTTTCATGTTTGGCCGGGGAGTTGGCATGGGTTTGATGTGTTTGTGCCCGGTGCTGGGGTTAGTCggagggctgggagggtgagggtggaGTGGTTGAGGGGGGTGGTTGGATAG